GCGGATATATTCTGGGGCATCATTGCGAGGTGCGTCGCTGCTTAAATTCGACTTTCTGATCATTGGTTCCGGCATTGCCGGGCTTTCCTACGCACTCAAAGTTGCGCGCAAGGGGACGGTTGCGGTTGTGACCAAGAAGCGCAAAATGGATTCCAACACGAACTACGCGCAGGGGGGAATTGCGGCGGTGATTTCGCCCGCCGACAGCTTCGAGGCGCATGTGGCCGACACGCTCACCGCCGGCGCCGGGCTATGCCGTCGCGATGTGGTTGAAGCGATCGTGAAGGCGGGTCCGGCGTGCATTCAGGAGCTGATCGACATCGGCGTGCAGTTCAGCCACGACGAGATCGCGCCGACGGAGGAGCATCTGCACCTGTCACGCGAGGGCGGCCACTCGGCGCGCCGCGTGGTGCATGCGGCGGACGCGACCGGCCGGGAGATCGAGAAGGCGCTGCTACGCGCGGTACACCATGATCCCAATATCAAGATTTTCGAAAATCACATCGCGGTCGATCTGATCACGGCTCCGGTGGATACGGGCAAACAGTGCATCGGGGCGATTTGCCTGGACAGTCGCGGCTTGAACGCCAAGTATTTCTACGCCGGCACAATCCTCCTGGCGACCGGCGGCGCGGGCATCGTCTACAAGCACACTTCGAATCCGCCGATCGCGACGGGCGACGGGGTAGCGATGGCGTACCGCGCGGGTGCGGCGGTCGCCAACATGGAATTCATTCAATTCCATCCGACGACGCTGTACAATCCCGGCGGCGCATCATTCTTGATTTCGGAGGCGGTGCGCGGCGAAGGCGGCATCCTGGTAACGCAGGGCGGCGTGCGCTTCATGCATAAGTACCACAGGTCGGCGGAACTGGCGCCGCGGGATGTTGTGGCGCGGGCGATCGACTCGGAGCTAAAGGCATCCGGCGATCCGTGCGTCTATCTCGACGTTACGCATCTTGGGCATGAGACGATCCTCAAGCGTTTTCCGAATATTTACTACAACTGTCACAAGTACGGCATCGACATCACAAAGGATCGCATTCCGGTGGTGCCGGCGGCGCACTACATGTGCGGCGGGGTCGGGACCGATTTGGAGGGACGCACCGATTTGATCAACCTCTTTGCCTGCGGCGAGGTCGCGATGACGGGTATGCACGGGGCCAACCGGCTGGCGTCGAATTCGCTGCTCGAGGCCGTGGCGATTGCCGATTTCGCGGCGGAAGTTGCGACGGTCAACGACATCAGCCGTTTTCTAACCAAGGACGTGCAGACGAAACCGTTGGACGGCGTCGGCGAGCGCCTGAAGCGGCGGGAGCGCGTGCTGCTGCAGCACGACCGCAACGAACTACTCAACCTGATGTGGGACTATGTCGGCGTGGTTCGTTCCGATTATCGACTTAACCGCGCACGAGAACGCGTAAACATCCTCGTGAAGGACATCGAGGACTACTTCATGACGCGCGCTTGGAGCTACGAGGCGATTGAATTGCGCAATCTGGCCACAGTGGCGCGGCTGATCATTGACTTCGCGATCGAGCGCCAGGAGTCGCGCGGTTTGCATTACAACAGCGACCACCCCGACACCGATGATGCCAATTGGTTGCGGGAGCTGGTTCGGAAAGAGGAGAAATGGCTATGACCGTCCGCGGCAGCGAGATGATTCTGATATTGGACTTCGGTTCGCAATTCACGCAGTTGATCGCGCGGCGGGTGCGCGAAATGCACGTCTACAGCGAGATTCATCCCTGTACGGCGCCGTTCGAGCGCTTCGACGGCGAGAACATTGTCGGCATCATCCTTTCCGGCGGGCCGGCCTCGGTGC
The genomic region above belongs to Candidatus Zixiibacteriota bacterium and contains:
- the nadB gene encoding L-aspartate oxidase — encoded protein: MPPDCGRRRGRRASAPSSKSPWNSRSARIYSGASLRGASLLKFDFLIIGSGIAGLSYALKVARKGTVAVVTKKRKMDSNTNYAQGGIAAVISPADSFEAHVADTLTAGAGLCRRDVVEAIVKAGPACIQELIDIGVQFSHDEIAPTEEHLHLSREGGHSARRVVHAADATGREIEKALLRAVHHDPNIKIFENHIAVDLITAPVDTGKQCIGAICLDSRGLNAKYFYAGTILLATGGAGIVYKHTSNPPIATGDGVAMAYRAGAAVANMEFIQFHPTTLYNPGGASFLISEAVRGEGGILVTQGGVRFMHKYHRSAELAPRDVVARAIDSELKASGDPCVYLDVTHLGHETILKRFPNIYYNCHKYGIDITKDRIPVVPAAHYMCGGVGTDLEGRTDLINLFACGEVAMTGMHGANRLASNSLLEAVAIADFAAEVATVNDISRFLTKDVQTKPLDGVGERLKRRERVLLQHDRNELLNLMWDYVGVVRSDYRLNRARERVNILVKDIEDYFMTRAWSYEAIELRNLATVARLIIDFAIERQESRGLHYNSDHPDTDDANWLRELVRKEEKWL